The sequence GCTCCAGTTGAAACACATTGGTTCAGTCCTGCCTGTAAATCttttttctgctctttttttgttgttttcttgAAGCCCTTATAAATTCTATGTCTGAAGTTGAATCTCTATATCACTTTCTAAACTGTTAATATTATTATAAGGTTATCGTTATCGTCATCAACAttgttttcttttaacttcttacTTAAATGTGAATATATGTAAATCGCTCCACTATTTCGAGGAGGCTCAAGAAACTTCCCGGCAGCCGGTTTTCGAATTGCCGGTTTTCAGCTTGAATGCTGTCAATGTTTTGTACACCACCAGTAAGGAAAAACAAGTCAGTAACTTGATCCAAATTTTCCTTTCCATTTTCCACGGCTCGGTGAATATGATTCTGTGAACCAGGCATTGTGACACGCCGGGGCCATGTTTGGCCATGCATTAACTGGCACTCATTGGCTTCTGTATTTCTTATGAGATGCAGTTTTCTCAGCACCTTTCCTGAACCCTTTAAAGGCCTCCTTTTCTTGCTGCGAGAGAAAAAGCTTTCGGATTCATATTATGATGTCGATTCACTCCCTCTTATCAAACCTTTCTAAAGTTAAAGAACCACAAAAATTTATTTCTCCTTTCCATTACAGATATTTCCAATCCCACCAGATTGGGATATTCAAATACACAACAAACATTCGATCACTGGTTTCTGGTTCAAACCCAGCCCAAATTTTTGCACATCATTTGTCAAATTGTTCCAACTTGAGGGAACTAAATCAAGTTTACGGCCAAATTATCCGAACATATATGCTAGAATTGTACCCTGGTGCATTCCAATGGAACAACattatgagatcttatgttagGAGTGAAATTCCATCTGCCGCACTTCAAGTTTATCTCATGATGTTGCGTTCTGGTATCTTTCCCGATCATTATACGATTCCCATTGTGTTAAAAGCTGCTTGTCGGCTTCTTGATGTTGTAAACTGGCGGCAATTCCATTCAGTTGTTATAAAGAATGGGCTTGAATCAAATGAGTTTTGTGAAAGTGCTCTAATTAGTTTGTATTCCAAGGCGGGGGAATTTGGAATTGCACGCAAAGTGTTCGAACAAAATGTTGATAGAGAATTGGGTTCCTGGAATGCCATTATAGGAGCACTTGCTCAAGGAGGAAATGCAAAAGAAGCTATAAATATGTTCATAAAACTACTGAAAGAAGGTTTTGCACCGGATGATGTTACCATGGTTAGTGTAACTTCCGCCTGCGGAAGATTAGGCAACTTGGAACTAGGTCTTCAGTTGCATAAATGTGTTTTTCAAGCGAGAACGTTAGAGAAATCAGATATTTTGATGTCGAATTCTCTTGTAGACATGTACGGGAAGTGTGGCAGAATGGATTTAGCACATAAAGTTTTTGAAAGGGTAGTATGTCGCAATGTATCTACGTGGACATCGTtgataacaggttatgcaatGCATGGGTGTGTAAGCGAAGCACTTGACTGTTTTCGTGACATGAGATTGGATGGAGTTCCTCCTAATAGTGTGACATTCATCGGAGTGTTTAGTGCTTGCGTTCATGGAGGATTGGTAAGTGAAGGAAAAAATTACTTTGATATGATGAAGCAAACTTACGGTATTAATCCTAGGATACAACATTATGGTGTAATGGTTGATCTATTGGGACGAGCTGGATTGATAGACGAAGCTAAAGTGATGGTTGAGAAAATGCCTATGAAGGCAAATGCTGTAATATGGGGAGCATTAATGGGAGCTTGTGAGAAATATGGAAACGTGGAAATGGGAGAATATGTAGCAAAGAAATTAGAAGAATTAGAACCATGGAATGATGGAGCTTATGTTGTGTTATCAAATATTTATGCAGGAGTCGGTTTATGGAAAGAAGTTGCTAGAGTGAGagagatgatgaagaaaaaaagaattgaAAAGATTCCTGGTTACAGCTCCGTTTAACTGATTATCCTGTTAGAAGAATAACagtgttttttcaattttttgaggTATCAAAAGCACAATGTTCAAAGCGAGGTTGTTGATGAACACTAAAGATAGTTGGGTTGTTATAATTAGCTACATAAGATCAATCAGAATGATGCAGCTGAAATTTCGACCTAAAAAGAAAGTAGCTGAGAACCAACTGAACTGGATGCAGGAATCCGCAACAGAACCATAGGTTTGAATTCACCCCATGTACAAGTAAATTGTTGCATCACCTCCCTCGTTCAGGTACAAGTGAGGGTTCACGACTCACCCGCATGCTAAACCAAATGGAATAAAACACGGTGATACAGTCAGAAATATACTAACAAAAGTTTGAGTCTTCATCAGGTGGAAATGCAGTAATATGTTGATGGAAAAAATGAATCTACTTGAAAGGTTAGTGTTTCGAGAAACTCGACCCTTTCTCTTGACATCCATATTTATGAATTATGGTTGTAATGTGTGGGGCTATATAGGTTGATTTTGTGTTTGTCCAGCTTGTATATGTTAGCAAATCACAACTCTTTCCTGTCCATGGTTTTTCAATTTATGGGCATGCTATTTAGTTTTTGTGTAtgcttttagttttagttttagttttagtttttctaGACTTGTAGTAACTTAGTTAACATAGGAGTCTACTATTACATCAttgcaagaaacaaaattgatacaagaAGGCATACAAGAAGTGTTAAGGAAGCGAATGCCGTATCACGTAACCGCGATGCATCAGTAACCTTTTGGGCCAGGATCTGAGaaccaaatttataaacaaacGGTACAAACCAATAGATGAAGCATATTTATTCTTTGAGGTGCATCCGATAAGAGTGCATGTGCCATCCATCCTATGttatttgatatattcttcaggAAATCTATAGTTATCTTGACATCAGCATCTGTATCAACTTCTGCCAGGTCATAGCTGATGCAGATTGAGCTTCTACTACAGTAACCTCGGCATCTGCTTCTCCGATATTTATTCTTTGAGGTGCATCCGATAAGAGTGCATGTGCCATCCATCCTATGttatttgatatattcttcaggAAATCTATAGTTATCTTGACATCAGCATCTGTATCAACTTCTGCCAGGTCATAGCTGATGCAGATTGAGCTTCTACTACAGTAACCTCGGCATCTGCTTCTCCGAtatttgagtttgagcttgtgcCATCCTCACGTTCCTGGGCATTTGAGTATTCTGGAACAGCATGACTTCACAAGTGTCTGTAGATTCCATTTAAGTTTGGTATGTCTGGGAATGAATCATTAAATAAGAGGATGAATGTCAGTAGGATGGCGTCTATAATCCAATTCTATTACTGGTGATTGGTAGCTATAATTCTTGTCACAAGGAATATCGTCAATGTCAGTTAGTGGCTTAGGCAGTCAGCCCCAGTTACTGCCTTAACTAAGTGCTCCCATTTGCGTGACTTGAATGTTACCTTGCACATTAGTTCTAATTCAGCTTGTAAATCTTATTCACACCATTTATTTCCTGGTAAAAAAATGAACTATTTCCTTGGGTTAAAAAAAAGGTTCTGGAATCCTCTTATGCGCCACTATTCCAGAGAAATGTCAGTCATTGTGCAATTGTCCCCCCACTATCACTTATCATTTAAGTCTTCTGGCCAGTAAATGGCCTTGGGTCCATGAATGGTACTGAATCGATTCTATTGGCAATGGATGCATCAGACACCATGGCCTTCACTAAGTGTCTGTTTCTTGTCCGCCTTTAAAAATGATACGATGTAAATGGTGATGATGATAACAGTTATGGTTTGAACGATGGCCTCTAGCGCCAACTATTGGCCTGTTCTGAAGGTAGAATTTTTTACTTTAACGAATTCTTGAAAAGACCACCACGCACTTAGCAAATTGCAGACAAATACAGATTCATGAAATCTTTTCTTAGTTAATATACAATGATAATGATTCGTGCAAATCATCTGTAGCGGTCTTGatatgaactagatgactcgctGTCACGGTGAGGCGGCCGACACAAAAATTGATACAACTAAATTTTGTACTCACAAATTAATTCCATTATAATGGCACAGAATCGGGTTTTTAAATTTGTAAAGCGAAATTCTACAATTATAGAGATGTTAAAAATGGTTAATGTCGTGTCCAAACATGACCTTTCctccaaaataaaaagaaaaaacatgggCACCAGCATGGGGCAGCCCAAATAAACAACAACACGCCATGGAATGTAGAGATGACATTTTCTTCAAAGTGTAGCTATATCCTACATGCGTGTCAAGTATCCTACTTTTTTGGAACAGCAAAACTTTCACTTTTTCCTAAAGCGTAATATGGTACTAATACTTTCCGGTTGTTGCTAGAAACCTAAAACCACCTCTTAAATTTTACTGCGGCTGTTATCTCCTAAAAACTACCTATCTCTTTTTCTATTCCAGCTCCATGGCTGCACCACCACCTCCGTCTGTTTTTGTTTATTgaacttaaaatcaaaatcaatatctaatCATATCCCTCAAACAATTGCTCAGGTTcattgattatgatttttttatgGTACTGTTAACTTTTCCGCTGTCAAAGAATTTGTTTGAGCAGGATCTGTGAGTCTGATTTATCCTTCTACATTACCAGTTTTCTACGGTTGAATCAACGAATGCAAAAATGAAGACGCATAGTATTTCAAATTGGATGGATTCGAGAAATCGGGTGTGACTCAGTCACTGAGTTGATAAAAGCTTAAGAAACCTCTGCTAGCTCTATTTTTTTTAGATCTGAAATGATTCAAATTAACTGAATTAAGAGGTACCATTTCTGCAATTTGTATTTTGTATTGTTCCTCTTGTATCAAATTGAGGTATGAACTGTTTTAATCGAATCAATTTTATGATTTGGTGAATATTTGTGGGTTCAATTTTTTTTGAGCATCGAATAAACCGAAATGAAATTGATGCTGTTCTATGAGATCCAGTAATATGAGATTTTTCTTTGCCTTCGATGTATTTAATCTCGAATTTCTTATAATTTTAATTATCATGAAATTTGGTCGTGGTGGTGA comes from Papaver somniferum cultivar HN1 chromosome 7, ASM357369v1, whole genome shotgun sequence and encodes:
- the LOC113293074 gene encoding pentatricopeptide repeat-containing protein At1g77170, mitochondrial-like gives rise to the protein MMSIHSLLSNLSKVKEPQKFISPFHYRYFQSHQIGIFKYTTNIRSLVSGSNPAQIFAHHLSNCSNLRELNQVYGQIIRTYMLELYPGAFQWNNIMRSYVRSEIPSAALQVYLMMLRSGIFPDHYTIPIVLKAACRLLDVVNWRQFHSVVIKNGLESNEFCESALISLYSKAGEFGIARKVFEQNVDRELGSWNAIIGALAQGGNAKEAINMFIKLLKEGFAPDDVTMVSVTSACGRLGNLELGLQLHKCVFQARTLEKSDILMSNSLVDMYGKCGRMDLAHKVFERVVCRNVSTWTSLITGYAMHGCVSEALDCFRDMRLDGVPPNSVTFIGVFSACVHGGLVSEGKNYFDMMKQTYGINPRIQHYGVMVDLLGRAGLIDEAKVMVEKMPMKANAVIWGALMGACEKYGNVEMGEYVAKKLEELEPWNDGAYVVLSNIYAGVGLWKEVARVREMMKKKRIEKIPGYSSV